The Thermacetogenium phaeum DSM 12270 genome segment CCAGGGCAACATGCTCCACCACATGGCCGAGATAAGTCCCTTCCTGCAGGCGTTCCACAAACCCTCCCGGGTAGCCGCGCCCGCAGGTGTGGTCCCTCAGCCCAGGCAGCAGGTCGAGAAGCCGTTCCGTAAAACCCGCCAACTCGTCCGTTGCCGCCTGCTCATGGGGGCTTAAAGAAAGCCGGGCCTGCAAGACCGGGGCGTGGATCCAGACGTTCCGGCCCTCGATGGCCCGGGTTGCCAGAATCTTCACCGTTGCTGTAACCTCCTCGTAAGGAACAATTCCCTTCGGCATAACACCCTTTCCTATTTTTTCTAATGGTCATCCCGATTATGCACCGGAGCTTTCAGCGGAACCCTCTTCTTCGTTTCAAAGCGGTATCCGGAGGGCAGGATGTGCAGGATTACATTGGTCAGGGCCAGCGGCTCTTTGGAGCCGGTTTCGGATACGTTGCTCTCTTCGATCTTCCTCCCGTCGACAACCGTCACCGCATGCGACCCGATCACCTCGAAGGTGCTATCGGGGCCGACCACAATGGCGGTATCCTCGTCTATCCCCACCCCCAGCATGTAGGGGTGCTGGGCGACGGCGGCCAGCAGCCGGCCCAGCCTCCCCCGCTGGGCAAAGTGCTGGTCTACGACGACCTCCCTTAGGAGCCCCATACCGGGTGCCATCTGAACGCTGTTCTTGCGGGGAGGCTCGGTCTCTTCCCCTTCCACGATCATCGTTTCACTCATGGCGGAGGCACCGGCGCTCGTCCCGGCGATCACGGCACCCGAGCGGTGGGCCCGGCGCAGGGCTTCGTCCATCCGCGTCCCACCGAGAATGCTAGTGATGCGCAGCTGATCACCCCCAGTGAAAAAAATTCCGGTGGCCTGTTTAATCTTCCCGGTCACGGCGGGGTCCCCTGCGTCCCGGCGGCTGCCCACATCGAGCACGGCCACCTCCGCAACCCCCAGGCTCCGGAAGAGAGACCGGTACATCTCCCCTGTTCTTTGGGGTTCGGCTGCAGCCGCCGTCACCACGACCAGCCGGGCCTTATCCCCCCCTGCCAGCTCTACAAACCTTCTCAGGATCAGGCAGTCGCCCTCCTTGTCCTCCGCACCCCCGATGACTACGAGCGTCCCCTGAACATCACCGGACACGGCGGTACCCCTCCATCATCCAAAATCGGGCAGGCATAAGCTGCATGCAACTGCAATATATTACAGCCGAAAGGCAGGTGGCTCCATGTTTACCATTCTCCCCAGCCTGCTGGCCGGAATGGCCACAGCCTTCGGTTGCCTCATCGCGTTAGCAGCGGGAACCCCCGGGCGCCGCGCCCTAGCGGCACTGCTGGGCGGCGCCGCCGGGGTAATGCTGGCGGTGGTGCTTCTGGATCTCCTCCCTGCCGCCCTCAGGGCTGGCTCCCCCCTGGAGGTGGGGATGGGGACCCTGAGCGGGATCGGGCTCCTCTGGCTGCTCGACCGCGCCCTCGCCTCCCGGCCGCTGACAGCCCCCTTAAACAGAAGAACCGCCTACCGGCGGCTCGGTTACCTGATGGCAGCAGGGATCGCCCTTCACGATCTCCCTGAAGGGATCGCCATTGCCGGGGCCTATGCGGCCGGGGGAGCGCTGGGCCCCCTGCTAGCGCTCTCCATCGCCCTGCACAACATTCCCGAAGGGATAGCCACCGCCGCTCCCTTGCGGATGGGCGGCCTGAAACGCCGCCAGATCCTCTTAATCAACATCATCGTCAGCCTTTTTACCCCTTTAGGGACCCTGCTCGGCCTCTTTTTGATTCAGCTTTCCCCGAGGCACCTCTCTCTGATCCTGGCCCTGGCCGCCGGGGGAATGACCTACCTGATCAAGGATGAGCTCCTCCCCGCCGCCCAGGATCAAAACCCCCTCTTCTGCTGGCTCGGGGTCCTCTGCGGCTATGCCCTCCTTTGGCTCGCCGGTTTTCTGAAATAGACCACCATGCCACCATCGGCGGCACCAACAGAGGAACGAAAAAAGGGTTTATCCTTGTCGGCGCAGCGACCTGACGGAGGTTGTTACTCGCCCTTGACGAAGGAGCAGCAAACGGCAGCCGAATCGAGACAGGATGTCGAGATAGGCGACTCTGCGGCAGGGAAGGCGCATAGGAGCCGGTCGGCTGCTTATCTATCGACAAGTCTTAGGGCGAGTTAAACCGAAAGATCCGGGAGCAAGCGCAAGGATAAACCGAAACGCATTTTCAGGGCAGGCTATCAGGTGCGCCTCTTCCAGAGCCAGGAAAGAAGAGGCGGGCGGGAATCATCCAGCCATTCCCCGATCTTCGTTGCTAAGCGGGGAGAGGTGGCTGCCCTCTCCTTCAGCACCTCCATCTCTTCCCGGCGGTCGCGCCAGTTCCTCTCCTCCGCCAGGCTCCTGGCCGAGCTCGTCAGGTCAACGTAGCAGAGAGGGGGAAAGAGACAGCACCACCAGTTCCTCCCCTCGCCATCCCCCAGCACGATCCTCAGCGAACGGTAGCTGCCTGCCGGAAAGGTCAGCGGCCCGTAGGAACGTGCCGGATAATCGTGAACCCCGAACAAGACCTCGACCCGGTCGCCGCACCCCTCCGCCCGCAGGGTTTCCGCAGCCACCTTCTGAATCTCAGGCAATCTCACCTGAATTGCCAGTAAAGCTGCAGAGTCGTCCCGCGCTCTTTCGAGCTCCGGCTGCAGATAGTTTAAAACGGCGTCCCGCACCTTAAGCTTTAATTCCTGGTCCTGCGGACTGTCGCTGGCCGCGATGACATGAAACCGGATCACGCCGCCTGGAAAGCGATCGCTTTCCCCTTCCGGCGCCCGCGGCACCGAAGCCAGAGCCAGCAAGAAGGCTGTGCTCAGCACCAAAACCATTCCCCACCGGATAACAAACCTCTTCACCGTCAATCCCTCTCTCCCGAACAGTCTCCTGCGCCTATTATTTCCATTATCCAAGACCTTAAACCGGGCAATAAAAACGCCCGGTTGCTACCGGGCAAAACTCCCTCTCGCTCGATTCTCTTCTTCGCAACTCTACAGCCCCCGCATTCCCCGGCTTTAAGGATCGCAGGGAATAACCAGGGTCGAACCGATCCGGAGATTATAGGGATCGATACCGGGATTGGCGGCCAGAATCGAATCAACACTGACATGATACCTCTTGGAGAGCTTCCAGATGGTATCCCCGGGCTGCACCACGTGTTTAAAAGGGCACGGCGGAGGACCCGGTGAGGGGCAAGGCGGGATTTCCTCACAAAGCACAACATAGATCTGCAAAGGCTCCACGACCCGCGCCGTCAGGTTGAGAACGATTTCCAGGGCAACCCTCCTCCCGTAGTCGGCGCAGCGCCCTGCGGCATGCTCCACAGTGCTCTGCACGGAAACATTCATTTCGGGCATGGCTCCCGGGATGGGAATAAAGTTGCGGAATTTGACCACCGCCTCCATGTGGTGCACCGACTGATCGGGCAAATCGCTGACGTAGAGGACCTGCGCCTCGATCCTCCCGCTGACGATCACCTTGTCCTTGATGATCACGATGTCCTCCGGCAGCACCTCTACCTTATGGATCTTGACGTCCAGAACCTTGGTGCAGCCGGGTTTTTCCAGCGGAACATCCACATCTTCCTTAACGGCAACCTGGACATGGTCCTCCCCGACGACATGGTCAACCCGGAGCACCTCCCTCGGAACATCCCTGTCGACAATATCGACAACGACATCCAGCTCCCTGGGCACGGTGACCTTGGCCACCTTATCCATGACAACTTCCACCTTTACCGTATTCGGGTCGACCACATCAAAACCGACATGGGTGATGGTTTCGTCAACGGTGACATTCATCCCCGGTTCTGCACCGAAGACCTCGATGAATTGGGTAAAATGAAGCGTTTGGTGCATGTGGTGAACGGGCTGCGTCGCCAGATCCGCCACGTAAATGATCTGGAGCGCTACATCCCCCTCCACTATAACCTTGTCCTGGATGACCCTTTTATCGGTAATGGTGACGCTGGCGTCGACGTCCAGCACCTTCTGGGCAGGGGGCTTCTCCGGCGGCACATTAAACCTTCCGGAGACCATCGCCTGGGCGGTGCCCTCGGCGACCACCTCCTCCACCCGGAGCCTTTCCACATCCGCTTTCACCCCCGGAGGGGGCTCAACCAATACGGTGATCTCTGCGGTTTCGGTCACCTTGACGAAGACCTTGAGAACGGCAGTGATCTCTACCCTGTTCGGAGCATCTGCCTTGACCTTCCCCTGGACATCCTCAACCGTCACCTTTGCCCGCGCCGTCATCCCCGGCTCGGCACCGGGTATTTCGACGAACTGCGTGAACTCCAACCGGGCATGGGTGTGGTGAACCGGCTGTCCGGGGAGGTCGGCCACATAAACGATCTGGAGGTTGAGGTGGCCCTCGACGATCACCTTGTCTTCGATGACCTCTATTTTGGTAACCTTGACCGTCCTGTCAATGGAGATGACCTTCTCTATACACGGCTTCGGCTCCGGCAAGCGAAAAACGTCCTGCACAACAGCCTGCTTCGTCTTCTCCCCCACGACGCGTTCGACCTTTAATGTCTCGCAGCCGTACATCTTGATCCCTCCTCTTCCAAGCCTGAATTTCAGTAATATAATATGTCAGAAGAGAAGGGGATGTGTTTTCAACCAATAATGCCGCCGTAGGGAATCTCGGCGGCATTTAAGACTATCCATTGCTTCCGTCTTAATCGCTATTCGACACCAAAGCCCCCGAATGCTTGACGGCTAATACCCGACGAACATCTGGGTAAACATCTTACCATAGGGCCCACCGGAGACGACTCCGATGCCGACGTGGGTAAAATCGGGGTTCAAAATGTTGGCACGGTGCCCCGGGGAGTTCATCAGGGCGCTGTGAGCCCTGGCGACGGTAGGAGCACCGGCCAGGTTCTCACCCGCGTAGCGGTACTGCACTCCGGCCCCTTTCATCATGTCAAAGGGGGAACCGTAAGTAGAGGAGTAGTGCCCGAAGCATCCCTTATCCACCATATCCTGGCTTTTCAGGCGCGCCAGGCGCACCAACCGGTAATCGACCGCAAGGGGCTTAAGACCGGCCTTCAGGCGTTCCTGGTTGACCAGATCCAGCATTGCCCTTTCGTCCTGGCTCAGGGCGCCTTCGTCCGGCTGGGGCTGGGGCTGGGGCTGAGGCTGAGGTTGGGGTTGCGGCTGCGGTTGGGGCTGGGGATGGGAGCGGATGATCTTAAAGTCGTCCCCGGGAAAAAGGCGCTGCAAAATACTAACCAGAACCTGGTCGCTGAGACTACCCTGATAGTAGACATAGCGCGTCGCCGCAGAAGCGGCTACCGGCAGGGAGGCCAGCAGGGTACAGACGAGCAGCAAACTGATAACAAGACGTCTCTTCTTGAACATCTACCAGCAACTCCTTTTTCGGGAATGTTAACATAATTATACTGCCCCACCTGCCGGCAGGACGAAGCTGTTCAGCGCGCCCTGCCCTCCGTCAGGAGCAAAAAGCTAACCCGGAACACACCGGAGGGCAATCTTTCAAATAATCAGGACATGCTGTCTGATTCTGGTTTTTTCGGTACCGGCTTCTGAAGGCAGTAGAGATGCGCTTCCAGCCGCAGGTGTCCGCAGCCGGGGTTACTGCACAGCTCCTCTCCCGCCCGGCAGACGGCCAGCCCGTCTTCAACCCCCTTACGGTATCCCTGCTCCCACCCCTGATCGAAGAGCTCATCGACTTCCTTTTTCCCCGCCCGGTAGCCCGCTTCTACACCGGCCAGATACCCCTCACTCCTTCCCCGCTTCCATCCCTCTCCCATCCCTTCGGCGTAACCGGTTTGATATGCCCTGGCAAAGCCATCCTGATAGCCGTCATCATAGCCGTGATCATAGCCGCATCCGTAAATGCGTTCCAAAAGCCGGAGCCTCTCCACATCCCTGGCCCTGCCCATCTTCAACCTCCTTTACAACCTCATAGCAGCCTGCCGCTCACTCCGGCAACAGGCAAGCCTCCTCCCAAAGCCTAGAATCCCCCCTTTACCGTCCGCTTCCCCGGCTCCGGCTCCTCTTTACTTCTGGCGGTTTCCGTCTGAACCCCCTCTTTTTTAGCCACCTCCCCGGCAAGGGATAAAAGTGCGGTGATAAGCTGTGGATTCAGCTTCTTTCCCGACTTCTGGAGCAGGTTGAGCAGCGCCTCCGGCCCCGGGCCGCCCCCCCCGGCCAGCAGCGCCGAGAGCATCCCGACCAGATCTCCCCCCGTCCCCGCTCCCCTGAGACCGGGGAAAACCTGCTGCGCCTGGACGAGGCTCAAGATGTTCATCAGGGAAAAAAGGGAAAGAACGGCCACCATGCCTGGCAGCTCCACCTTACTACCGTCAAGGCAATCCAGCGCCCTAGCCATTAAAGAGAAAAGGCTTTCCTCCCGTTCCGCCGGAAAACCCTTTTCCTGAGACAAGAAATCACCCCCAATCGATCTTCTACTTTATTCTATTCCGGGAAGAACAGCAGGTGACCGGAAAATGCCCCACCCGCAACTCGGACGGCAGAGCCTTTGCCACCGGGCGTCCTCCCCCTAGAAAAAAACCTCCCCGCCGGCAAAAACAACCAGCAATTGGAGTATCACCGGCCCCGCTACCTGGCAACCGGTTTTCCCGAACTCCGCCGGCCTCAAGCCCCTATTGGCCTTCTAACTGCGCTGCCGGCCGGAGGCGGATTCACTTACCGCAGCAACCGCCTCAGCCGCCGGCCTGCGGCGGTCTCCCCAACAGCCTGCCCGCTTCGGATTCGATGAGCTCCATGACCCCGGCCAGGGCATCGTCAACGGCCTCCTCGACCAGTTTTTCCAGCCGCCCTTTATCCGCTGCGGCCGCAGGCTCGATGCGCACCTCCACAACCCGCAACTTCCCGCTCAAAACCACCTTCACGGACCCGTCGCTGCTGCTGCCCGCAACAACCTTCCCCTCCAGCTGCCCGGTCAGCTTTTTGAAGAGAGACCGCAAAAA includes the following:
- a CDS encoding DUF3794 and LysM peptidoglycan-binding domain-containing protein; its protein translation is MYGCETLKVERVVGEKTKQAVVQDVFRLPEPKPCIEKVISIDRTVKVTKIEVIEDKVIVEGHLNLQIVYVADLPGQPVHHTHARLEFTQFVEIPGAEPGMTARAKVTVEDVQGKVKADAPNRVEITAVLKVFVKVTETAEITVLVEPPPGVKADVERLRVEEVVAEGTAQAMVSGRFNVPPEKPPAQKVLDVDASVTITDKRVIQDKVIVEGDVALQIIYVADLATQPVHHMHQTLHFTQFIEVFGAEPGMNVTVDETITHVGFDVVDPNTVKVEVVMDKVAKVTVPRELDVVVDIVDRDVPREVLRVDHVVGEDHVQVAVKEDVDVPLEKPGCTKVLDVKIHKVEVLPEDIVIIKDKVIVSGRIEAQVLYVSDLPDQSVHHMEAVVKFRNFIPIPGAMPEMNVSVQSTVEHAAGRCADYGRRVALEIVLNLTARVVEPLQIYVVLCEEIPPCPSPGPPPCPFKHVVQPGDTIWKLSKRYHVSVDSILAANPGIDPYNLRIGSTLVIPCDP
- the spoIIR gene encoding stage II sporulation protein R, which encodes MKRFVIRWGMVLVLSTAFLLALASVPRAPEGESDRFPGGVIRFHVIAASDSPQDQELKLKVRDAVLNYLQPELERARDDSAALLAIQVRLPEIQKVAAETLRAEGCGDRVEVLFGVHDYPARSYGPLTFPAGSYRSLRIVLGDGEGRNWWCCLFPPLCYVDLTSSARSLAEERNWRDRREEMEVLKERAATSPRLATKIGEWLDDSRPPLLSWLWKRRT
- a CDS encoding cyanophycinase; amino-acid sequence: MSGDVQGTLVVIGGAEDKEGDCLILRRFVELAGGDKARLVVVTAAAAEPQRTGEMYRSLFRSLGVAEVAVLDVGSRRDAGDPAVTGKIKQATGIFFTGGDQLRITSILGGTRMDEALRRAHRSGAVIAGTSAGASAMSETMIVEGEETEPPRKNSVQMAPGMGLLREVVVDQHFAQRGRLGRLLAAVAQHPYMLGVGIDEDTAIVVGPDSTFEVIGSHAVTVVDGRKIEESNVSETGSKEPLALTNVILHILPSGYRFETKKRVPLKAPVHNRDDH
- a CDS encoding YbaB/EbfC family nucleoid-associated protein — translated: MPDSEAYGLTQNFLRSLFKKLTGQLEGKVVAGSSSDGSVKVVLSGKLRVVEVRIEPAAAADKGRLEKLVEEAVDDALAGVMELIESEAGRLLGRPPQAGG
- a CDS encoding FliH/SctL family protein; protein product: MGRARDVERLRLLERIYGCGYDHGYDDGYQDGFARAYQTGYAEGMGEGWKRGRSEGYLAGVEAGYRAGKKEVDELFDQGWEQGYRKGVEDGLAVCRAGEELCSNPGCGHLRLEAHLYCLQKPVPKKPESDSMS
- a CDS encoding CAP domain-containing protein, with amino-acid sequence MFKKRRLVISLLLVCTLLASLPVAASAATRYVYYQGSLSDQVLVSILQRLFPGDDFKIIRSHPQPQPQPQPQPQPQPQPQPQPDEGALSQDERAMLDLVNQERLKAGLKPLAVDYRLVRLARLKSQDMVDKGCFGHYSSTYGSPFDMMKGAGVQYRYAGENLAGAPTVARAHSALMNSPGHRANILNPDFTHVGIGVVSGGPYGKMFTQMFVGY
- a CDS encoding ZIP family metal transporter — encoded protein: MFTILPSLLAGMATAFGCLIALAAGTPGRRALAALLGGAAGVMLAVVLLDLLPAALRAGSPLEVGMGTLSGIGLLWLLDRALASRPLTAPLNRRTAYRRLGYLMAAGIALHDLPEGIAIAGAYAAGGALGPLLALSIALHNIPEGIATAAPLRMGGLKRRQILLINIIVSLFTPLGTLLGLFLIQLSPRHLSLILALAAGGMTYLIKDELLPAAQDQNPLFCWLGVLCGYALLWLAGFLK